A genomic segment from Lasioglossum baleicum chromosome 5, iyLasBale1, whole genome shotgun sequence encodes:
- the LOC143209032 gene encoding uncharacterized protein LOC143209032 has translation MSTHKKGQTVHSEARNMVRRVIKKCDEESEMGVSKRTVYRIRQESSDSGEGMLQSPGKKRPRASVKFQMSNEDKEVIKNIIHDLYTVKKIVPTGSNLLAATREKIEFPWKRTTFYDLLHSMGFRWRRCNNVRRVLIEKPNIVAWRGKYLKAIQYHRREGRNIIYIDETWVDNTLSFGKCWQSEQEMGILQNQSSSHRLIIVHAGGKNGFITDASLIFKSRTTTGDYHGQMNSTNFEKWIREKLIPNLPADSVVVMDNASYHTVQTHKTPNKYCKKSTMIDWLADKNIPYTVMMRKFELMQLIDVHKPVEKTYKVDELLKSHGFHVLRLPPYMCELNPIELAWAEIKNKIRSKNVGTLSFAELQNLTQEAIAEISPSMWEKYCRHVESNEKKYWERDALMEEILDDITFIEENDSDSDDSSSSEND, from the exons ATGTCAACGCATAAGAAAGGACAGACGGTGCACAGCGAAGCACGAAATATGGTGCGACGAGTAATAAAAAAGTGTGATGAAGAATCGGAAATGG GTGTATCCAAGCGAACGGTATACAGAATCCGACAAGAAAGTTCGGATTCTGGTGAAGGAATGCTGCAATCCCCCGGAAAGAAACGACCTCGTGCTAGcgtgaaatttcaaatgtctaaCGAAGACAAGGAAGTAATAAAGAATATCATTCACGATTTGTATACAGTGAAGAAAATTGTGCCCACCGGATCAAATTTATTAGCAGCTACTCGTGAAAAGATAGAATTTCCATGGAAAAGGACAACATTTTACGATTTGCTACATAGCATGGGGTTTCGATGGAGAAGGTGCAATAACGTTAGGCGCGTTTTAATTGAAAAGCCAAATATAGTGGCGTGGCGAGGGAAATATTTAAAAGCCATACAATACCACAGAAGAGAAGgaagaaatataatatatattgacGAGACATGGGTGGACAATACATTGTCATTTGGAAAGTGTTGGCAGAGTGAGCAAGAAATGGGAATATTACAAAATCAAAGTTCTTCCCACCGATTGATTATTGTTCACGCCGGTGGGAAAAATGGATTTATCACCGACGCGAGTTTGATTTTTAAATCTAGGACGACGACTGGAGATTATCATGGACAAATGAACTCGACCAATTTCGAAAAATGGATACGGGAAAAATTAATCCCAAATCTTCCCGCCGATAGTGTCGTGGTGATGGACAATGCTTCCTATCATACGGTACAAACTCATAAAACaccaaataaatattgtaaaaaatcaacGATGATAGATTGGCTGGCCGATAAAAATATACCATACACAGTCATGATGCGAAAGTTTGAATTAATGCAATTGATAGATGTTCATAAGCCCGTGGAAAAAACATATAAAGTAGATGAACTGTTAAAATCGCACGGGTTCCACGTGTTAAGACTGCCGCCATACATGTGCGAGTTAAACCCGATAGAACTGGCTTGGgcagaaataaaaaacaaaataagAAGTAAAAATGTAGGAACATTGTCATTTGCTGAACTACAAAATTTAACGCAAGAGGCAATAGCGGAAATTTCGCCGTCCATGTGGGAGAAATATTGCCGCCACGTAGAAagcaatgaaaaaaaatattgggAGAGAGATGCTCTCATGGAAGAAATTTTGGATGACATCACGTTCATTGAAGAGAACGACTCGGATTCGGACGACAGCAGCTCTTCGGAAAATGATTAA
- the LOC143208528 gene encoding uncharacterized protein LOC143208528 — protein sequence MSKKSILQEEADISEVSTVKTGRPKKPGPFQQRPKKTGLRPSVASPLPKPAPGRRIEDSVKLSTKPSPLQNDPMNIEFDCDDFSGYNELRARRTFTVTNESFIPLVDKEYDLRASTDKRFATVVSRACYRYVNCMHLYARYAQIRSLRGHFDQEEQALLTYLKDKNYSTAPVIDSYLRCIGDFQVDGKHHQLEIPVWPNQTGDFGRVDHNTHWQYMALPAPRILAQAIVQDLRYTAGVDNQRDWDIAEELRPQPYAPDPTQPAVVVRPGLPTANQLGWNRATQLSTDQRVYIEDAGITIDGFGGRGRFCINNRLIERVHDALNGSAAKIKLGGAITERPFGSPSQLIWLKREFVFEPSYNRIDHYMESELRGNCMSSVEKRVGSVAHIFGLRASKDNYVVGDQERRLWCCYQPEV from the coding sequence ATGTCTAAGAAATCAATTCTTCAAGAGGAAGCTGACATATCTGAGGTATCGACAGTTAAAACTGGAAGACCAAAGAAACCAGGTCCGTTCCAGCAACGACCTAAAAAGACAGGACTCCGTCCGTCTGTCGCTTCACCCTTGCCTAAGCCGGCCCCGGGTAGGCGAATTGAAGACAGCGTAAAACTAAGTACTAAGCCCAGCCCGCTACAGAACGATCCAATGAATATTGAATTTGATTGCGATGACTTTTCTGGGTACAATGAATTGCGTGCCAGACGAACATTCACTGTCACTAACGAGTCGTTCATCCCACTCGTTGACAAAGAATACGATCTGCGTGCTTCGACGGATAAACGGTTTGCAACCGTGGTGTCGAGAGCGTGTTATCGTTACGTCAATTGCATGCATTTGTACGCTAGATATGCACAAATTCGCTCGCTTCGTGGTCATTTTGACCAAGAGGAGCAAGCCCTTCTGACTTACTTGAAGGATAAAAATTATTCAACTGCACCTGTTATAGATTCATACTTAAGGTGTATTGGTGACTTCCAAGTCGATGGCAAACACCATCAACTTGAGATCCCCGTCTGGCCAAACCAGACTGGAGACTTCGGGAGAGTGGATCACAACACTCACTGGCAGTACATGGCGCTACCCGCCCCTCGCATCTTGGCACAAGCCATAGTGCAAGATCTGCGCTACACAGCAGGTGTAGATAACCAACGAGATTGGGATATAGCAGAGGAATTAAGACCACAACCTTATGCCCCTGATCCCACTCAACCTGCAGTAGTCGTCAGACCAGGTTTGCCAACGGCGAACCAATTAGGGTGGAATAGAGCTACGCAATTATCCACGGATCAGCGCGTTTATATCGAAGACGCAGGCATCACAATTGATGGATTCGGTGGAAGAGGAAGGTTCTGCATCAATAACCGACTAATCGAACGGGTACATGATGCTCTGAACGGTTCCGCAGCCAAGATAAAACTTGGAGGCGCAATCACCGAGCGACCCTTCGGCTCCCCATCTCAACTAATTTGGTTGAAGAGGGAGTTCGTGTTCGAACCATCCTATAATCGGATTGACCATTATATGGAATCCGAATTGCGTGGCAACTGTATGTCATCCGTTGAGAAACGAGTTGGCTCAGTTGCGCATATTTTCGGTCTTAGAGCCTCCAAAGACAACTATGTTGTCGGAGACCAAGAACGCCGACTATGGTGTTGTTACCAACCGGAGGTATGA